A window of the Lolium perenne isolate Kyuss_39 chromosome 7, Kyuss_2.0, whole genome shotgun sequence genome harbors these coding sequences:
- the LOC127314405 gene encoding BTB/POZ and MATH domain-containing protein 1 has product MAATTISSCTTQMVRGAHRFKICQYSYGNVGADVNADGFIRSSTFRVGGFDWAILYYPHGYGDDSEGFISVFVEFMSKYDGATALVDLRLINQVTGEPKSWCSFFREDEDPIRFKADSFEEATWGKERFIRREALEDSVYVRDNCLVIECVITVLGELRVSETKALCEVHVPPPNALQHFGKMLEDTSTTDVTFKVEQETFAAHRAVLAARSSVFQKQLSEPMKKKSHITINRMEPTVFKALLHFIYTDSLPKMDDLDRDENNAVLQSLLAAADQYDLERLKLMCARILCTDLDVENVAGVLWLADKYNCQKLKEACVDFIDSSNRIDAVVASQGYQLLKRSSPCPLTDAWEKRSRARISFR; this is encoded by the coding sequence ATGGCGGCGACCACCATATCGTCCTGCACAACGCAGATGGTGCGAGGCGCGCACCGATTCAAGATCTGCCAGTACAGCTACGGGAATGTTGGTGCGGACGTTAACGCCGATGGTTTCATCCGTTCCAGCACATTCAGGGTTGGGGGATTTGACTGGGCTATCTTATACTACCCGCATGGTTACGGGGATGACAGCGAGGGATTCATATCGGTTTTCGTTGAGTTTATGAGCAAGTATGATGGGGCGACGGCGCTCGTTGACCTGAGGCTGATCAATCAAGTCACCGGAGAGCCCAAGTCGTGGTGTTCATTCTTCAGAGAGGATGAGGATCCGATTCGGTTCAAGGCTGACAGTTTTGAAGAGGCTACATGGGGAAAAGAGAGGTTTATAAGAAGGGAGGCATTGGAGGATTCAGTGTATGTCCGAGATAACTGCCTTGTGATTGAATGTGTCATCACTGTTTTAGGCGAATTAAGGGTGTCTGAAACCAAAGCCTTATGTGAAGTTCATGTGCCTCCGCCTAACGCGCTACAGCATTTTGGGAAGATGTTGGAGGACACGTCTACAACAGATGTGACCTTCAAAGTTGAACAAGAAACATTTGCTGCACACAGGGCAGTGCTTGCTGCAAGGTCATCGGTCTTCCAGAAGCAGCTCAGTGAACCCATGAAGAAGAAGAGCCACATAACCATCAATCGCATGGAACCGACAGTTTTCAAGGCTCTGCTCCATTTCATTTACACTGATTCCTTGCCTAAGATGGATGATCTCGATAGAGATGAAAATAATGCTGTGCTCCAGAGTCTACTTGCAGCTGCGGATCAGTATGATTTAGAGAGGTTGAAGCTTATGTGTGCACGCATTTTGTGCACGGACCTTGATGTGGAGAATGTGGCTGGTGTGCTGTGGCTGGCTGATAAGTACAACTGCCAGAAGCTTAAAGAAGCTTGCGTCGATTTTATAGATTCTTCCAACAGAATCGATGCTGTGGTGGCAAGCCAAGGGTACCAGCTTTTGAAAAGAAGTTCTCCCTGTCCATTAACAGATGCTTGGGAGAAGAGGAGCCGTGCTCGCATAAGCTTTCGTTAG
- the LOC127314406 gene encoding BTB/POZ and MATH domain-containing protein 2 encodes MTSTTESSCTTQTVQGTHRFQICQFSYGNVGDNDYIRSGTFSVGGFDWVIVYCPDGDGVDGEEYISVYLELMSKYAEASALVDLRLINQVTGQACTICAENEVPNQFRSSSFEEATWGREKFISKRALKDSVYLKDNCLVIECVVTVVNELRVSGNKAFYEIEVPPPNALEHFGKMLKDASRADVTFKVRGETFPAHRAVLSARSPVFKEQLSEPMKENKMQHVTVDRMEPAVFEALLHFVYTDSLPTMDDLDRDEKDAVVQHLLVAAVQYGLERLKLMCERILCMSLDVKNVAVILRLADRHNCWKLKEACVDFLVPSERVDAVMKTHDYETMKLFSPSPLADVWEKSRRSRRSSP; translated from the coding sequence ATGACATCAACCACGGAATCTTCATGCACAACCCAGACGGTGCAAGGCACACACCGGTTCCAGATCTGCCAGTTCAGCTACGGGAATGTTGGTGACAATGACTACATCCGCTCCGGCACCTTCAGTGTGGGGGGATTCGACTGGGTTATCGTGTACTGCCCagatggcgatggtgtcgatggtGAAGAATACATATCGGTTTATCTGGAGTTGATGAGCAAGTATGCGGAGGCTTCGGCGCTCGTGGACCTGAGACTGATCAACCAGGTCACTGGACAGGCGTGCACGATATGTGCGGAGAATGAGGTGCCAAACCAGTTCAGGTCTAGCAGCTTCGAAGAGGCTACCTGGGGGCGGGAAAAATTTATCAGCAAGCGTGCTTTGAAAGATTCAGTGTATCTTAAAGATAACTGCCTTGTTATTGAATGCGTCGTTACTGTGGTAAATGAACTTAGGGTGTCTGGAAACAAAGCATTCTATGAAATTGAAGTCCCTCCCCCAAATGCACTAGAGCATTTTGGCAAGATGCTCAAGGATGCGTCCAGGGCAGATGTGACCTTCAAGGTTCGAGGAGAAACGTTTCCTGCCCACAGGGCAGTGCTTTCTGCCCGGTCGCCGGTTTTCAAAGAGCAGCTCAGTGAACCCATGAAGGAGAACAAGATGCAGCATGTAACTGTCGATCGCATGGAACCGGCGGTTTTCGAGGCTCTGCTCCATTTTGTTTACACCGATTCCTTGCCTACAATGGATGATCTTGACAGAGATGAAAAAGATGCAGTGGTCCAGCATCTACTTGTAGCTGCGGTTCAGTATGGTCTAGAGAGGCTGAAGCTCATGTGTGAACGCATCTTGTGTATGAGCCTTGATGTCAAGAATGTGGCTGTTATACTGCGTCTAGCTGATCGACATAACTGCTGGAAACTCAAAGAAGCTTGCGTCGATTTTTTGGTTCCTTCGGAGAGAGTCGATGCTGTGATGAAAACCCATGACTATGAGACTATGAAGTTGTTTTCTCCTTCTCCATTAGCAGATGTGTGGGAGAAGAGTCGTCGCTCCCGCAGAAGTTCCCCTTAG